DNA from Mustela nigripes isolate SB6536 chromosome 14, MUSNIG.SB6536, whole genome shotgun sequence:
CCTACTCTTTTTACAAATTAACAATACATACAGGGTCTTATTCTTTTTAagcttcatattttcatttttaaattcatttattcaacaattctTGGTCCACGGGCTAATGGGCTTCTTCAACACTTACGTCCAGACTAGCCTCTCACAACCACAGGTCAAGCATACCAGAGCTCCGAAACCTGCTCTCTAGGGAACCTGCCAAACACACCACCCCTCATGCTACCATCTCCCACTTGGTTAAGAGGAGAGATCACCACCACTCTTTCCAAAGTATCCTTTTGCTCTTTTCAATTCCTCTCTCACTAGGAATGTTCTATGTGCTTAGCTAATTAACCTTGGAATAGGCTCTGAGGCAAAATGCTGATTTTCCACCTTATAAGGTGATTTAACAActtgacacagagaaaaataccaaaacGTACCAGTTAATAGAGATacatgggttaaaaaaaaaaagaaaaaagaaaagaaatatatgggTTTCCTGGGGTTGGGGAACAACTTTTTGTGACCCTGTCATTTTTGAGCACAGATTTTTACCAGTCACTATGAGGACATTTTTCTCAGTTCTTTGCCCTTCAACACCAATAAAATGGGAAtagcaaaagaaattttaaaatataatattctacaaagatgatgaaaatatccttctatttaataaaattaaagaattcaaaatactAAGTGATTCCTGTAAATAAGactgtttttaaattgttctttggATGTGAAGTGAAATGAAtaacatcatatgatttcactcccaGCAGAATGGAACCAGGTCTACCTTGCTCACTACTGTCTTCCCAGCACCTAACAGGTGTCCTTACACGATGGCTGCCCAATAAATACTTGCACAACAAATGATCAACCTACTAAATGCTCTCCAAAGCCACTACCATTGCTAACACCACAGACATGCCAACTTGCCCTCAACAATGCAACTCCAGCAGTGGGACAGAAACATGCAAAGATCACCTACAGACCAGTACCTATGCTCAGACGCACAGGAACGTGTCTGGCAAAAGTCTgaagtagaaggagaagcaggaagagactTAGTAAGTTTGGATGCGCAAACCAGAGATCCGTTAGACACGCCGTGAGGCTTCTTCTGCCGTGGCCTTGAGTGCACTGTTAGACTGTCCCGATCAGAACctgtgaagagagaaaagaacatagTAAGTGTGTATGGTGAGGTATCAACAAGGTGAAGGGTATTAATTATGATGATCTTCTGCAGGGGGTGAGGTCTGGGGTAGAACAAGTTAAGGTGGGTGGCCCCTCTAGCCCTTGACTCTGGTTGATCTAATCTCGCCATCTCTTCTGCATATTCCATAAACATATAAGgatctagttttaaaaatatttggtgatCTGCAAAGTTGCCTATTAATAATGGACAGTATCTATTTACATGCATTTTCTGATTAAAGAGTTAACGAAGTACTCACTTCCTGAGAAGGCACTGAAAAGTTTCATATTTTCTGAGTTCTGGTGGTCAAATGTAGTCATATTTAAAAACTGTTGCTTTAACCAACTGGCTCTTTCTTCTTCAAATGCCTTTCTCTATCATAACAAGCAAACCAAAGAAATATTGATCAATATTTCAACATTCACATTGTTGGCATTTCCCATGACTTCTGTAGTTGTTGGTGTTTGCTTTCTGGCTATCATACAGATTTTGTAAGTCAAATGAATTAACctagaaaactaagaaaaattttatttaagtaaattatatttaagaaagaaaaaatcaataaacaactCATCActattttcacatctgttttgAGTAAACTCAAATGGacaatccaaaaacaaaaatcatagcATATTAGCTAAACTCCTGAACATACAGAACattataaatatagaattacaaacaacagaaaaatatccACTGCAAATGAATCCCTTGAGAAAAAGGAGTTGTAACTTTACCAGGCATTGTTCTCAGCCTCTACCATCTACCAGCGCCGGCAGCCATCACCACTAAACCACAAGAGGGCACATGTCAGACCTTCCCCTTTCCAACAGTTGATAATCCTAAACTCACCCTCAGCCCTCAGGTCGCTCACGcttccttctcatccttcccTGGCCCCAGTGGCCCCAATGCCCAGAGGCAGATAGTTTCTCCTACAGAGAGCTGGGAACAGGACACCAAGTAACCAGAGTATCTCTTGAAACAGGCTGGGAGACAGAGACCCAGAAATAGGTTCCCTGAAGTTAGGAGAAAATGCTGGTGCAAATTTTCTGAGAAAGTTAGCTATTGAGGAGACAGATTTTCACAGCTGTGGAGGACTTCCATGCTAGTTACTTTAAACATAACATAGTCTTTCATTCCTAAATTCAATACAAAATCATGCATCGCCAGACATTTGAAGAAAACTAAGAGCATGACagaaaaatagccaaaataaagagATTGGACCAGAGATAAGATAGTTCAAGaggcccttttaaaaaaattctgacacaAATGATCAGATTTATGAacacatctgtaaaataatatAGTGCTatataaggaaaagcaaaaaatgaggacacaagaaaaaaaaaatctaaaataaaaactcagtggATGAAGGAAAGagttaaaagtgagaaaatatctCTGAATTCAGAACATAAAGTTAATCTATAGATATAGTCAGAGGCCAACCATTTGCCTAGTAAAATCATTCCAGAATGCAAGAAaagttagagaaggaaaaaatacagaactaAAGAAAATATCCCTAAATGGAAGAAATACAGTGTCTTGAGGCTGAAAAGGAGCTACGCCTAGATATATCCTAGTAAAATTTTGGAACTTTAAgataaaaagatggagaaaagaaggagagaaggcaaaAACAAAGCAGGATATTGACTAAGTAggctatatatataaatatatataataaccaGGCTTCTCACTAGTAAAACCAAACAGCCGAAGAAAGGGAGTAACTCAAAAGTTTTGAGAGAAAAAGTTGGAAACTAAATTCTGTATCCAGACAAACCAatcatatgaatttatttttggatatTCTAGAATTCAGTATACTTTTCACTCACACAATACTTACCAAAAAAATTACTCAAGAAGGTAATATAGCAAATTGAAAAAGGAACCCAAGAAAGAAGATAACATGAGAAATAACATAAGCTGAATGTGAGTCAGGAAATCATAAAGGTACAAAGAAGTCAAGGGATTCACTATACAGGTATATATAAAAGATTCTCTTCCAGGCGGCAGTCTTAATAACACAGAATATTTTCTATGTGGCCAAATGTATTACTAGGTCAGAGAATGAACATTTACAGAATCATGATGCTGTCAGTGTTCTTTCAAGTGTTAAGTCTCAGTCTTACCCAAAGTACTTACACCTGGATTACTTCACAGGCTAACACttgacaatgaaaaagaaaagcacagacaAAAACTGGGAAGAAGAGGGACAAGAGAAGTGGAACAAGGGTGACTCCAAGAATTTCagctttcggggcacctgggtcgttcagtgggttaaagcctctgccttcagctcaggtcatgcatgatccctgggtcctgggatcgagccccacagtgggctctctgctcagcagggagactgctttccctctctctctgcctgcctctctgcctacttgggatctctgtctatcaaataaataaataaaatctttaaaaaaaaaaaaaaaagaatttcagctTTCATTGGGATAAACGGACACTGTCTCAAGAGGAGCAAACATGAAATGGAAGCATTAAATATAATAGTTAAAGAAAAAGTCAACCAtaagaaaccatttttaaaaagtgaggttaaaaatgttaataatatgatgaagaagtcatatatatatatatatatatacacacatacacagtgagGAACAGTGTAGATGAGAGGTATGATAAGgatagaaattctttatttttcatagcaGGGGAATCAACAGACTTTTATCAAGGGGAAAAGGCTGAAGTATATTAAAGTTAAAACAGTAATTCCCAGAAGAATTACAAGTTAGTTGTTACCTCTGAGGAATGAAACTGGCAGTAAGAATGGGTGATATTTTTTCACTTTGTGGCTTTTtatacaggtttttatttttgaaaccatGTTCAACACATTACTTCTACAATTTTTGAAAGGGAAATATGAGGGTTaacaaattttcaattaaaaagcgAGCTGTAGAAGGGGTATGTACATatcactggggtgggggggggggagagtttCCATTCATACTCCCCTCTCCCGCTTCCTAAACAACAAACAGGCTCTCAGTCGCACTGTCTTTTGATGCTGTAGCTACTGACAGTGGCCAGATCACAAGTGTCCAAGAGAGATCTCCTGTAGGAAGCTAAATACTCATTAGTAGAAAGCCCACCCAAAGGGGATAATGGATGCTTAtggttttctaaaaagaaaagtttcaattCCCAAATCGGTAAAGGCAGAACAATATCCTTCTAAAGTAGTTCACGTGCTTACAATCCCTTCCAGTTATAAGATCACTGGTAAAAtacttggaaaaaacaaacaccGGATAGCAAAGAAACAACCAAAGGCAGAACTTGGATGCAGTCTGCTGCACCTCCCTAGAACTCCCCAAAGCTCTGCAAGGAAAGCTACTTGTTGAAAATACCTCTAGGCCGAGGCGAATAGCCGCTTCTGTAAAGCTTCGTCTTTCCTTCTCGAAATTCTTTTTTTGCTCTTTAAACAGGGACCACTCTTCCTTGAGACGCTCCTTCTCTTCCAGCAAGTAACAGTCTCGTAGCAGGGAAGTGGTGTCATCGTCACATGCAGTAGCGAGCTGCTGCTATTAAATTTGGAAACATAGTAAGTTCCAGGGGGTCCCTGCAATGCTCCCCGTTAAAAttagagcaagggaagcagggtcaAACTTTCAGGGAAGGACAGAAATGATGAAAAACCAGAAAGACAAGCAAGGATTCTCATTTTCCAGCTGGCGAAGTCCCGCCTGAGGAACAGCGTACATTGTACCTGTCAGCAAgccaagaactgagctgagagcAGAAAAACGACCAACGCTCCAGATCTTCTGAGATACAGGAGGAACAATCTAGCAAGGCTCAGTTAAAATCCTGACCACTCTTCACAGGAAAACAGCTTGATAAGGCAACTCACACCAACCTGTAAAAGCTGCTGCTgagttttaatcatttctttacaCTGCTGAATTTCTAACTCGAGTTTTTCAGTTTCTTGTTCGTGGTCTTGTCGTGAGATGACGTCTTCATCGTTAAAACCTTCTAGGTGTACCTTTGAAACTAACATAAAACCAGTCATTTGATGTAGGTTTTTACACCACTCAGTTTATGGTGCTTTTAGAATTATAGTTAAAAATCAAGGCTCTCAGAACTTGTCTTTCTAGACTCTCATAGGTTTTCCTAAAAGGTACTTATTCcctttgccctttaaaaatttcataagcTATAATAATACAACTAAATTTATAGTATTTTAGCAgtataaaaaaatttgaaaagcaaagcAACTTATTATAAGGTATTCATGACAACTATAAATTCGTACCATTTTGGGACTAAAATGATATCTTTACTAATAGTTCTACTATGAACATTTAATCTGTAATCCCTACTTACCCAAGACTATGTCCTAATAACCTaaaagcatctggcttcagctcaggtcatgatccagagtccagggatcaagccctgcgttgggctccctggtcagcaggcaGTTTGCTtgtccttctgtccctcaccctgctcgcgcacactctctctctctctctctcgcttgctcactctctcaaataaataagtaaaatcttaaaataatggaCAATCGAtattcacaaaagagaaaaataattaacaaatccATAAACTACTTTGGACTCTTCTTCAAAGATCAATGCAGTGCTACAAAGCTTGTAAATTCCTATTCAACAAAGTCTAAACACACTTGCCATTTACTAAGAGATGGAGACTGACATCAATAAAATCTCATGTAAATTAATTTTGGCACAAAATGTTGCTGATTACCCTTTACTACTGAAGACAACTGACAGTGATTTTATGACTTCTGACATTTAGAATAACTTTTCTTTCAACAGACTTCATTTACTGAGCAGAAactttttcttgatttaaaagCATGCAAactttaacaaatataaatattaagaataCATTCATTAGTGTAAATCTATACTATCTGCAGTGACAGGGAATGGTGTCTAAAATACagtgttagggcgcctgggtggctcagtgggttaagccgctgccttcggctcaggtcatgatctcggggtcctgggatcgagtcccgcatcggggtctctgctcagcagggagcctgcttccctctctctctctctctgcctgcctctccatctacttgtgatttctctctgtcaaacaaacaaacaaacaaaaaaccatttaaaatacagtgttaaatgaaaaaagcagtgtagaaaaaaatatgtaatgttcaatttctgtttatatatgtgtatgtgtgtgtatatatatatatacatatatatatatatatatttttaaagatcttattcatttattttacagagaaagagtgcaagtaCATGTGCATGAGCAgcagaaggggcaaagggagaagggagcgatagaatctcaagcattccccactgagtgcagagccccacatggggctcaatcccacaatcttgagatcatgacctaagctgaaaccaagagtcagatgctgagccaaccagacaccccaggtttttatatatttttaaataaatattttgtgggtgcctgggtagctcagccagttaagtgtctgcctttggctcaggtcatgatcccagggtcctgggatcaagtccaacattgggctccctactcagtggggagtctgtttctccctctgcctgctgctccccctgcttgtgttctctatcaaactaagaaataaaatcttcaaaaaatatatattttgtaaatgcctacagaaaaatccagaaagataAGCACCAAACTGTAAAGTGTcatgaacaagaaaaagaaacctgaattctacttcatatatttcttaattgatattttatattaaacatcTATTATTCtgaaagtaacttaaaaataaattagtaggAACCAGGAGTATGCAAATATCTAGGAATAATAAGCAAAGGGCTCATATTTATACCATATCACGaataaattcttaatttccaAGATCGGGAAGAGACTCAGTTCACCTTATTCAATTGTACGTTGCACTCAGAATCCATGGTTCAGAGAAAGATTCACTGAGGGGAAAGTATTTCTCAGTGAGGTTCAAAGCTCACCTCCAGAAGTAGATAGAAGCTTTGGTGGATTATCAAACCACCAAACTGAGCTCCAGTACTTCAGGGTCTGAGCCCCTGACGTGACTTTCCAAGTGACTGAAATTAAGAACTGAGTGTCACAACTCACTTTGCAGGCACCAAGACAGTAAGTTACCTTGGTTATCAAGTTTTTCTACATGACTTTTCAAAATTCTCCACTGTTTTCTGATGCTGTTGGTAAGCTGCTCTCTTACAGTCTCACAGGAAAGGTCCCACATGCTCTCCCTACTCAGTTCCCCAGCATCTTCTTCAGCATCAGAGATAACCTACAAGCAAGAGAGATTGAGAAGGAAAGACTAGTATCTTAAAATGGCTCCAGATACTAAGACAGTAGTAATCAAACTGATTATCAGAGATACCTATCAAAATCATTTCTGTGCTGCCTCTTATGCATATATGACCTAATATTAAAGACAGAAATTCTCCAATTCAGGCCTCATCAAATATGACTTTGAATCCAAATATAGTTAGTGATAAGAGTCATGGAGCTGTGTGAGGAAGAGTTATTCTCTACTTGTCCAGTGTTATGTTAGAGCTCTCACATGCTACTTAATTCCCAAATCATGTTACAATGTGGGAAAAATGATGCTTAGAGAAGTAGAGATACTGCCCATTATCATATAGCCAAGAGGTAGAATTGAGATCTGAAGTTAGATCAACTTATCTCCCATCctagtctgtttaaaaaaataaaccagtgaggttatctacaaaataaaagcaactgtgaatcctatttttttcatataattttaaaaaataaaactagggattctttttctttttactctaccAAGACACTAAATCATAGGAAAATACAGCAAACCACTGACAAAGAATCATACAGAATCAAAGCAGGATAAAGAACATAGGCAAACAATACTAACATATATTATGTCAAAATAATCTGCAgctacataaataataatatgtattattataaacacacacacatatctgcaTAATAATCTGCAAAGTCCTAAATTTGTTGTTAACAGCCAGGAAAGTGGACAGAGATATACTTCCTTGATATGAACAATAAAATATCttgctggggaaaaaagaaaacagatcaaagatgaaagaaatgctGATCAGACTGTTCCCACAGGCAGGTACAGCAGGAATGAAGGAGTGACTCAGAAGGGGAGAACTGTATCAAAGGCTGCCAGAGGTCAAGGTCTCCCAGGGGAAGCAGGTTGGAGCTACTTGCCAGGAATTCTTCCAAGGAGCCACACCTTCTGTGTGTTAAAGCACGCCAGAATACTAtaattccattatttaaaaaaatgaacaataattgCTTCACACTGCCCAGACTGAATGAAACTGAAACcacacactgaaaataaaaaattaacttgaattttGGCTATGTGTTGCAGCTATACTTAAGCACAATAATAAATTCATGAAACCTCAAGGCTACCTGGGCATTCTAAGGTTAATCTTATTCCTCTTGCTATAACAGCTCCAAAATCCTTAAAAGAAGGAATAGAATTAaattgcaagagaaaaaaattctagaaaagcagatcttttaaaaacaagaaatctaCTTAAGAGATTATTGCGTCTCCAAAGGTCAACAcctgaatttttaagaattatataggAGACTCCCCACTGGCTGCAGTGGCAAGGAGAGGGGAATTGAAACATCTGAGAAAGGGCTCCTTGCTTGCGCTGAATACATGCTGGTAATGTTAGTAAAGAATGGGGCCAAAAACTGCAGACGCTGCGGGAGTAATGGGAACTGCTCACTCTGGAGAGGGCTTTGTGCACGTACACAACAAAAAGTGACAGACTTGGACAGAAAAGGCGGACGGAGGTCAAGCAGGTCCTGGATTGGGAGTTTCAAAGCCattcaggtaattttttttttttttaaggaaaaaagaggtAGAAGGCGGGATGTGCTTAATCGTGATACCACAAGGTAAATAATCCCCTCATACAGGTTTATAAAATACGTTCTGATGACTTGCTGATAATTAGCAGTCCCCATCtactttattttcagattttagtCACTTGCCTGACTCTAGAATTTAAACATGTAAAGCGATTGAGTTAAAAGAAATGTTCCCCATTACATGATTTGTTTTTAGACCTCCGCATATATTACTCCCCTTGTGTCACACACTTCTACCCCCAAAACTTGAGGAGCCAATTCAAAGGTCACTCTTGTCTGTGAGGCCTTCCTTGATTGCCACACTTCCTCTGCTCAGCACGTTTGTATCACCCTATTACAGCTCCTAAGATGTGTAACCATTACTGTGGCCTATGCCCCATCTCCCCAAAAGAGCTTCTTGAATGATGCAATGGACGGAATGTTCATGTTCCTCAAATTCATGGTGAAATTCTAAGGCCCAATGTGCAGGTGTTCAGAGGTGGGGCCTTTAGGAAGTGAGGAGGTCATGAAAAGTCGTGTCCTCGTGCGTGGGATGAGTGCCCCTAAAAAGGGACTCCAGTGagctcctcctcttcccagcaTAGGAGGATGAGGGTACAAGGAGCCGGCAATGTGCAACCAGGAGGACATACTCTCCCCCAGACACTGTCCCTACTAGTATCCCAAGTTTGAACTTCCCAGCTCCAgaacagtaaaaaataattttctgttgtttttaaccacccagtctgtggcagtTTGTTGTAACAGTCCCAAATGAGACAAAGGAAGGAGTCGaaattcctttttgctttttctttccggGGACCAGAACATAAAGTTCATTCTGCAAATTTCTGGACTGAATGATGAGTTGGTTCCCAAAGTTAATAAACATTTCATTCCGAAAGTCAAGCCTGCTTAAAGTACACAATACCTAAACTATTTAGAGGATACTCAGCAGAGTGGTTAAAAACATGAACTCTGGGCTGAGACAAACTTGAATTTAAATCCTAGCTCTGTCACCTGTGATACTTGGCTAATGAGACGAGTGTGCGTCAGttttctcagctataaaatggggataattatgaTATGCAAACActgaattagaaaaatgaaatgagacatGTTCATAAAGTGGTTATCACAGTGTGTGGCACAGAGTAAGTCCCTGGGAGGTCACTTACATCATTTCTCAGGCCACGTCTAGAAACACACAGGAACATTCTGTTGTCATTGTCACAGTGACTAGGGGTAGCAGAGCAATGAGCATTCTGTCCAAAATACCAAGGGTGTCCCCAATGGGAATACCTAGCTACTGTCTAAATTGTTTGACTTAGCAATCCGAAACTCTATTAGAGAGGAAAGAGCCACTTACAGTTCCTGTACTATCATCTGCTCTTTCTCTAGGTTTCTGCttttggggagaaagaagagaaatcatttcctttttcatttgctGAAGAACCTTCTTAAGTTCAGCATTTTCCATTAGGATTTGTTTCTGACGATATTCATAATCATTCAAGagaattttatacatttcatCTTCATTCCTGAGGAAGAAACTGTCAGTATGAAAATGCAGTTATAGAAAGAACACACTAATGAAATATATCAATTTAAATTGGACCTTACCTGGCCTCAGTTTTACCCGTCCTCCAGGAGCCTCTTTTTCCATCAGCTCGCCCCACATAATTTAAAACTTCCATAGCTACAAACACGaacatgcaaaacaaaaccaactcttACCATACATACGTTTAAGTGTATAAAACCCTAACACACTCTATACAGACTGAACACACAAGTCAACCTGGTATAGATTAGGACTTGGGCTCAAACAGCCCGGATTTCAAGTTCCAGTTCTCCATCCCTGAGAAGCACTAAGATCTTGACCAGTTATTTAACTATGAAGCCTGTTTCTTCATCAATACAGAGGGAATAATGTATCTACCCAAGAGTTGCTGTGAAGAGTAAAAGAAGTTGTTACAACACTTAACAAAGTGattggta
Protein-coding regions in this window:
- the SSX2IP gene encoding afadin- and alpha-actinin-binding protein isoform X1, which gives rise to MGEWMTVTDPHLSSESKNICQYTSETKMSPSSLYSQQVLCSSIPLSKNVHSFFSAFCTEENIEQSISYLDQELTTFGFPSLYEESKGKDTKRELNIVAVLNCMNELLVLQRKNLLAQENVETQNLKLGSDMDHLQNCYAKLKEQLETSRREMIGLQERDRQLQCKNRNLHQLLKNEKDEVQKLQNIIASRATQYNHDMKRKEREYNKLKERLHQLVMNKKDKKIAMEVLNYVGRADGKRGSWRTGKTEASFFLRNEDEMYKILLNDYEYRQKQILMENAELKKVLQQMKKEMISLLSPQKQKPRERADDSTGTVISDAEEDAGELSRESMWDLSCETVREQLTNSIRKQWRILKSHVEKLDNQVSKVHLEGFNDEDVISRQDHEQETEKLELEIQQCKEMIKTQQQLLQQQLATACDDDTTSLLRDCYLLEEKERLKEEWSLFKEQKKNFEKERRSFTEAAIRLGLERKAFEEERASWLKQQFLNMTTFDHQNSENMKLFSAFSGSSDRDSLTVHSRPRQKKPHGVSNGSLVCASKLTKSLPASPSTSDFCQTRSCASEHSSISVLNITPEETKPNQVGGEGASPKWSMASGPGSQEGCYSGCSLTHTNSHVEKDDLP
- the SSX2IP gene encoding afadin- and alpha-actinin-binding protein isoform X4 produces the protein MGEWMTVTDPHLSSESKNICQYTSETKMSPSSLYSQQVLCSSIPLSKNVHSFFSAFCTEENIEQSISYLDQELTTFGFPSLYEESKGKDTKRELNIVAVLNCMNELLVLQRKNLLAQENVETQNLKLGSDMDHLQNCYAKLKEQLETSRREMIGLQERDRQLQCKNRNLHQLLKNEKDEVQKLQNIIASRATQYNHDMKRKEREYNKLKERLHQLVMNKKDKKIAMEVLNYVGRADGKRGSWRTGKTEARNEDEMYKILLNDYEYRQKQILMENAELKKVLQQMKKEMISLLSPQKQKPRERADDSTGTVISDAEEDAGELSRESMWDLSCETVREQLTNSIRKQWRILKSHVEKLDNQVSKVHLEGFNDEDVISRQDHEQETEKLELEIQQCKEMIKTQQQLLQQLATACDDDTTSLLRDCYLLEEKERLKEEWSLFKEQKKNFEKERRSFTEAAIRLGLERKAFEEERASWLKQQFLNMTTFDHQNSENMKLFSAFSGSSDRDSLTVHSRPRQKKPHGVSNGSLVCASKLTKSLPASPSTSDFCQTRSCASEHSSISVLNITPEETKPNQVGGEGASPKWSMASGPGSQEGCYSGCSLTHTNSHVEKDDLP
- the SSX2IP gene encoding afadin- and alpha-actinin-binding protein isoform X3, which translates into the protein MGEWMTVTDPHLSSESKNICQYTSETKMSPSSLYSQQVLCSSIPLSKNVHSFFSAFCTEENIEQSISYLDQELTTFGFPSLYEESKGKDTKRELNIVAVLNCMNELLVLQRKNLLAQENVETQNLKLGSDMDHLQNCYAKLKEQLETSRREMIGLQERDRQLQCKNRNLHQLLKNEKDEVQKLQNIIASRATQYNHDMKRKEREYNKLKERLHQLVMNKKDKKIAMEVLNYVGRADGKRGSWRTGKTEARNEDEMYKILLNDYEYRQKQILMENAELKKVLQQMKKEMISLLSPQKQKPRERADDSTGTVISDAEEDAGELSRESMWDLSCETVREQLTNSIRKQWRILKSHVEKLDNQVSKVHLEGFNDEDVISRQDHEQETEKLELEIQQCKEMIKTQQQLLQQQLATACDDDTTSLLRDCYLLEEKERLKEEWSLFKEQKKNFEKERRSFTEAAIRLGLERKAFEEERASWLKQQFLNMTTFDHQNSENMKLFSAFSGSSDRDSLTVHSRPRQKKPHGVSNGSLVCASKLTKSLPASPSTSDFCQTRSCASEHSSISVLNITPEETKPNQVGGEGASPKWSMASGPGSQEGCYSGCSLTHTNSHVEKDDLP
- the SSX2IP gene encoding afadin- and alpha-actinin-binding protein isoform X2; the protein is MGEWMTVTDPHLSSESKNICQYTSETKMSPSSLYSQQVLCSSIPLSKNVHSFFSAFCTEENIEQSISYLDQELTTFGFPSLYEESKGKDTKRELNIVAVLNCMNELLVLQRKNLLAQENVETQNLKLGSDMDHLQNCYAKLKEQLETSRREMIGLQERDRQLQCKNRNLHQLLKNEKDEVQKLQNIIASRATQYNHDMKRKEREYNKLKERLHQLVMNKKDKKIAMEVLNYVGRADGKRGSWRTGKTEASFFLRNEDEMYKILLNDYEYRQKQILMENAELKKVLQQMKKEMISLLSPQKQKPRERADDSTGTVISDAEEDAGELSRESMWDLSCETVREQLTNSIRKQWRILKSHVEKLDNQVSKVHLEGFNDEDVISRQDHEQETEKLELEIQQCKEMIKTQQQLLQQLATACDDDTTSLLRDCYLLEEKERLKEEWSLFKEQKKNFEKERRSFTEAAIRLGLERKAFEEERASWLKQQFLNMTTFDHQNSENMKLFSAFSGSSDRDSLTVHSRPRQKKPHGVSNGSLVCASKLTKSLPASPSTSDFCQTRSCASEHSSISVLNITPEETKPNQVGGEGASPKWSMASGPGSQEGCYSGCSLTHTNSHVEKDDLP
- the SSX2IP gene encoding afadin- and alpha-actinin-binding protein isoform X5; this translates as MGEWMTVTDPHLSSESKNICQYTSETKMSPSSLYSQQVLCSSIPLSKNVHSFFSAFCTEENIEQSISYLDQELTTFGFPSLYEESKGKDTKRELNIVAVLNCMNELLVLQRKNLLAQENVETQNLKLGSDMDHLQNCYAKLKEQLETSRREMIGLQERDRQLQCKNRNLHQLLKNEKDEVQKLQNIIASRATQYNHDMKRKEREYNKLKERLHQLVMNKKDKKIAMEVLNYVGRADGKRGSWRTGKTEASFFLRNEDEMYKILLNDYEYRQKQILMENAELKKVLQQMKKEMISLLSPQKQKPRERADDSTGTVISDAEEDAGELSRESMWDLSCETVREQLTNSIRKQWRILKSHVEKLDNQVSKVHLEGFNDEDVISRQDHEQETEKLELEIQQCKEMIKTQQQLLQQQLATACDDDTTSLLRDCYLLEEKERLKEEWSLFKEQKKNFEKERRSFTEAAIRLGLERKAFEEERASWLKQQFLNMTTFDHQNSENMKLFSAFSGSSDRDSLTVHSRPRQKKPHGVSNGSLLHQCTEHNS